A single Pseudodesulfovibrio aespoeensis Aspo-2 DNA region contains:
- a CDS encoding phage tail sheath C-terminal domain-containing protein — protein MPTYLSPGIYTRETDFSFYVKQISTSSAAMVGVAEKGPINKPVLVTSWEQFINRFGSYINESYLAYAARAFFDNGGSVLYVIRIAHLTDPTDRDTLTALKSFIVLQNREATPADALRIEAVNEGVWGDRLSVSIEDGSLDPANHFNLVVRHKGDVVEVFKDLSMDETLPNHVELAINDRSDFILVQDLAAVSGTPGDRPALGVFTLTGGDNGLTDLADADFIGDPSQHTGLYGFDEIDALNLLMVPGVTTVPVINAGIAYAEGRKDLLFMADTPMHLEPLEAVDFREGQGMYSHAAFNSSYAALYYPWLEISDPVNSRKKLVPPCGAVAGCIARSDQKTNVWNAPAGIDRGRIFNTLSLAYKTSRGERDVLYPEGVNVIAVFPDTGINIWGQKTLQSQPSAVDRINVRRLMMFMEEAISESSRFVVFEPNHPQTWRALGRLINPFLQDIKDKGGLYDFAFQCDEETNTPAVIDRNEMVARVFVKPTKTAEFIELNFILTSTGADFKEII, from the coding sequence ATGCCGACCTATCTATCGCCCGGGATTTACACCCGGGAAACGGATTTCAGTTTCTATGTGAAGCAGATCTCGACCTCGTCGGCCGCCATGGTCGGGGTGGCCGAGAAAGGCCCCATCAACAAGCCCGTGCTGGTGACGAGCTGGGAGCAGTTCATCAACCGTTTCGGCTCCTACATCAATGAGAGCTATCTGGCCTACGCCGCCCGGGCGTTTTTCGACAACGGCGGCTCGGTCCTCTATGTCATCCGCATTGCCCATCTCACCGATCCCACCGACCGGGACACGCTGACAGCGCTCAAGTCTTTCATCGTCCTGCAGAACCGGGAGGCCACGCCCGCCGACGCCCTGCGAATCGAAGCCGTGAACGAAGGCGTATGGGGCGACCGGCTCTCCGTCTCCATCGAGGACGGCTCTCTCGATCCGGCCAACCATTTCAACCTGGTGGTCCGGCACAAAGGCGATGTGGTCGAGGTGTTCAAGGACCTGAGCATGGACGAGACGCTGCCCAACCATGTGGAGCTGGCGATCAACGACCGCTCGGATTTCATCCTGGTCCAGGATCTGGCAGCCGTGTCGGGAACGCCCGGCGACCGTCCGGCATTGGGCGTGTTCACACTCACCGGCGGTGACAACGGGCTGACCGACCTGGCCGATGCCGATTTCATCGGCGATCCCTCGCAACATACCGGCCTCTATGGCTTTGACGAGATCGACGCACTGAACCTGCTGATGGTCCCCGGCGTCACCACGGTGCCGGTCATCAACGCCGGAATCGCCTATGCCGAAGGGCGCAAGGACCTGCTGTTCATGGCCGACACGCCCATGCATCTGGAGCCGCTCGAAGCGGTCGACTTCCGCGAGGGACAAGGGATGTACAGCCACGCGGCCTTCAACTCCTCCTACGCGGCGCTCTATTACCCCTGGTTGGAGATCAGCGATCCGGTGAACTCGCGCAAGAAGCTGGTGCCGCCCTGCGGCGCGGTGGCGGGATGCATCGCCCGCAGCGACCAGAAGACCAACGTCTGGAACGCGCCCGCCGGTATCGACCGTGGCCGCATCTTCAACACGCTGTCCCTGGCCTACAAGACCAGCCGAGGCGAACGCGATGTGCTCTATCCGGAGGGGGTCAACGTGATTGCAGTGTTCCCCGACACCGGCATTAACATCTGGGGGCAGAAGACGCTGCAGAGCCAGCCCTCGGCCGTGGACCGCATCAACGTCCGCCGTTTGATGATGTTCATGGAGGAAGCCATCTCGGAATCCTCCCGCTTCGTGGTGTTCGAGCCGAACCATCCCCAGACCTGGCGTGCCCTCGGCCGTCTGATCAACCCATTCCTGCAGGACATCAAGGACAAGGGTGGTCTCTACGACTTCGCCTTCCAATGCGACGAGGAGACCAACACTCCGGCAGTCATCGACCGCAACGAAATGGTGGCCCGCGTGTTCGTCAAGCCGACCAAGACGGCGGAGTTCATTGAGTTGAACTTCATCCTGACCAGCACCGGCGCGGACTTCAAAGAAATCATCTAA
- a CDS encoding phage tail protein, producing the protein MRSGNMPKSLYQNWQFAIEVNGFDVALFHKGQEPKTEFEEVAFAPAGSMFDQKVAGRVKFEDITLEKGNLQDGSDEAAREWIKKQVDVNAVTGGLPADYMRDIDVVRYDRTGNETRRWTLHGAWVKALEYDELEGGNTENTIEKLTICFQYWT; encoded by the coding sequence ATGAGAAGCGGAAATATGCCCAAGAGCCTTTACCAGAACTGGCAGTTCGCCATCGAGGTAAACGGCTTCGACGTGGCCCTGTTCCACAAGGGACAGGAGCCCAAAACGGAATTCGAGGAAGTGGCCTTCGCCCCGGCCGGTTCGATGTTCGATCAGAAGGTGGCTGGCCGGGTCAAGTTCGAGGATATCACCCTCGAGAAAGGAAACCTGCAGGACGGCTCCGACGAGGCTGCCCGGGAATGGATCAAGAAACAGGTGGACGTGAATGCCGTCACCGGCGGCCTTCCGGCCGACTACATGCGCGATATCGACGTTGTCCGTTACGACCGTACCGGTAACGAGACCCGCCGCTGGACCCTGCATGGAGCCTGGGTCAAGGCGCTTGAATACGATGAACTTGAAGGTGGCAACACCGAAAACACCATCGAGAAGCTGACCATCTGCTTCCAGTACTGGACCTAA